The Candidatus Manganitrophaceae bacterium genome contains a region encoding:
- a CDS encoding DUF4440 domain-containing protein, translated as MENTIEAVRLANDAFYQAFENLDIQEMEGLWSKKDYIKCVHPGWEARLGWKEVRDSWVVIFNHTYGIKFEVDVLDITIHGEWGWALCVERISTQNEGKWVKGKVIGTNLFERQDGQWLLIHHHGSPQLMFEEKNLEDSPNGH; from the coding sequence TTGGAGAATACCATCGAGGCCGTGCGTCTGGCCAATGATGCCTTTTATCAGGCTTTTGAGAATCTCGACATTCAGGAGATGGAAGGGCTTTGGTCGAAAAAAGATTATATAAAATGTGTCCACCCGGGCTGGGAAGCGCGTCTTGGCTGGAAAGAGGTTCGGGACAGCTGGGTTGTCATCTTTAATCATACCTATGGGATAAAATTTGAGGTCGATGTCCTCGATATTACCATTCATGGAGAGTGGGGTTGGGCTCTTTGTGTCGAACGGATCTCGACACAAAACGAGGGAAAGTGGGTTAAAGGCAAGGTGATTGGAACCAACCTTTTTGAACGTCAAGATGGGCAGTGGCTCCTCATCCACCATCATGGGTCCCCGCAGCTTATGTTCGAAGAAAAAAATCTAGAGGACTCCCCAAATGGGCACTAG
- a CDS encoding M28 family peptidase, with the protein MNTYSERNPRPFEAGFFKYFIFWSAIIALLTFLPGTLQAQQPIHHEINVMMNPETHYLQVEDTITLPRSILPDPEGNFHFLLHRGLQPTSQTAGVKIIYEKEDPKPLGFGLSGGGGGAGIRLEHYTVKLPIGLRQFVMTYEGVINHPLMLEDEESSAGSAGTPGIISKEGVFLSGETFWYPWFYADLVTFSLNLTLPKGWNAVSQGGREAYSSEENLVRVRWVSPEPQEEIYLVAGEWSEYLRQAGKVIAMVFLRTPDSDLAQRYLEVTEQYLEMYEKLLGPYPYPKFALVENFWETGYGMPSFTLLGSKIIRFPFILHSSYPHEILHNWWGNGVYVDRETGNWSEGLTTYLADYLVQEQHGGGKASRHAALQKYTDYVEEGKDFPLTEFQERYDTVSQAIGYGKTMSFFHMLRLKVGGEVFIEALREFFHENKFRRASFTDLKHAFSRASGLDLDFEFEQWVTRPGAPRLQVSRAKATKNEEGYLLTAIIRQKQKRLPYRLELPLAVTLEGRKEAYQTTILMKNKTLDLSIQIPERPLRLDLDPEYDLFRRLDPEEAPPSISQMFGAKSVVILLPSTARDRVRRGYQRLAQKWKMSHQGALEIKWDDEVDALPDDRAVWLFGWENRFQHKALAQLRRYNFVMTSAMARIGRVQVPRRGHSLVLAARHPGNKNLALAWMAVDNPASLGSLGRKLQHYGQYGYLAFKGKDPINVVKGKWPVKRSPISVRIKQTDGGKARRGSRGELAPRHALAVLPPVVSSTRMMKEIGFMTDRVLKGRGFATPELDLVSDFIAKAFRKAGLKPAGDIASSYIQVWREDGGRLGRKVPLKNVIGYIPGSRLEWSDQGIIVGAHYDHLGLGWLEGYEGNEGKIHPGADDNASGIAVLLELARVLALGAPLERPVIFVAFSAGEVERLGSKYYAAYPEPFKADKIIGMVNIDMVGRLGEKDLIVYGTGSAREWTRLFREAGFKAGVPVATNSDKFGSSDQKSFLDVGIPAVQISSGVTSDFHRPSDTADKIDPAGLVKAVKVAKGVVEDLAARPVPLTSNLFAESEPKSKSWNWWIFD; encoded by the coding sequence ATGAACACGTACAGCGAGCGCAATCCCCGTCCTTTTGAGGCGGGGTTCTTCAAATATTTTATTTTCTGGTCTGCTATCATCGCACTTCTTACTTTTTTACCGGGGACGCTCCAGGCGCAGCAGCCCATTCATCATGAAATAAATGTCATGATGAATCCCGAAACACATTATCTTCAGGTTGAAGACACGATTACCCTCCCAAGATCCATTCTCCCTGATCCGGAAGGGAATTTTCATTTTCTCCTTCACAGGGGTTTACAGCCTACATCTCAGACCGCTGGCGTAAAGATCATCTATGAAAAGGAAGATCCTAAACCCTTGGGTTTTGGCCTGAGTGGCGGGGGCGGTGGTGCTGGTATTCGCCTTGAACACTATACGGTGAAACTTCCGATCGGATTGCGTCAATTCGTTATGACGTATGAAGGTGTGATCAACCATCCCCTGATGTTGGAAGACGAAGAGAGTTCCGCCGGGTCAGCCGGAACCCCCGGAATAATATCAAAAGAAGGGGTCTTTCTCTCCGGTGAAACCTTTTGGTATCCCTGGTTTTACGCGGACCTGGTCACATTCTCCCTCAATCTTACACTTCCGAAAGGATGGAATGCGGTAAGCCAGGGAGGGCGGGAAGCATATTCCAGCGAGGAGAACCTTGTCCGTGTCCGCTGGGTATCGCCTGAGCCTCAGGAGGAAATCTACCTTGTTGCTGGAGAGTGGAGTGAATATCTGCGGCAGGCGGGGAAGGTCATCGCCATGGTATTTCTCAGAACCCCGGACTCTGATTTGGCACAGAGATATCTGGAGGTGACGGAGCAATACCTCGAAATGTATGAGAAATTGCTCGGTCCCTATCCCTATCCGAAGTTTGCCCTGGTTGAGAATTTTTGGGAAACAGGCTATGGAATGCCCTCCTTCACGCTCCTGGGTTCAAAGATCATCCGTTTCCCATTTATTCTACACTCTTCCTACCCTCATGAAATTTTGCACAATTGGTGGGGAAATGGTGTTTATGTTGACAGGGAGACCGGTAACTGGAGCGAGGGGCTGACGACCTATCTGGCCGATTATCTGGTACAGGAGCAGCATGGGGGAGGAAAGGCATCACGGCATGCGGCGCTGCAGAAATATACCGATTATGTGGAAGAAGGAAAGGACTTTCCGCTCACGGAGTTTCAGGAGCGCTACGATACGGTCTCCCAAGCGATCGGATATGGGAAGACCATGTCTTTTTTTCACATGTTGAGGCTCAAAGTCGGCGGCGAGGTTTTCATCGAGGCCTTGCGGGAATTTTTTCATGAAAACAAGTTCAGGCGAGCCTCATTCACCGATCTTAAACACGCTTTCAGTCGTGCGTCCGGTCTGGATCTTGATTTTGAATTTGAGCAGTGGGTGACCCGTCCCGGTGCACCCCGCTTACAAGTCAGCCGTGCGAAAGCCACGAAAAATGAAGAAGGCTACCTCCTGACCGCGATAATCAGGCAGAAGCAAAAAAGGCTGCCTTATCGACTGGAACTTCCCCTTGCCGTGACGCTAGAAGGCCGGAAAGAAGCCTACCAGACAACAATTTTAATGAAGAACAAGACGCTTGATCTGTCCATTCAGATTCCCGAAAGACCTCTGCGCCTTGATCTTGATCCGGAATATGATCTCTTTCGGCGCTTGGACCCTGAAGAGGCACCACCCTCTATTTCCCAGATGTTTGGTGCGAAGTCCGTTGTGATTCTCCTGCCTTCAACGGCTCGCGACAGGGTCCGCCGCGGATACCAAAGATTGGCGCAGAAATGGAAAATGTCCCATCAGGGAGCGCTCGAGATAAAATGGGACGATGAGGTAGATGCGCTGCCGGATGACCGTGCGGTCTGGCTCTTTGGCTGGGAAAACAGGTTCCAGCACAAGGCCCTGGCTCAATTGAGGAGATACAATTTTGTGATGACGAGTGCCATGGCCCGAATTGGCCGGGTTCAGGTTCCCCGCAGAGGTCATAGCCTTGTTCTTGCGGCACGCCATCCAGGGAATAAAAATCTTGCCCTGGCCTGGATGGCCGTGGATAATCCGGCATCCCTCGGCAGCCTGGGAAGAAAACTTCAACATTATGGACAATATGGTTATCTTGCTTTTAAGGGGAAGGACCCGATCAATGTTGTGAAAGGGAAATGGCCGGTGAAGCGCTCCCCGATCTCGGTGAGGATCAAACAGACGGATGGCGGAAAAGCGAGGCGTGGGTCTCGAGGAGAACTTGCTCCCCGACATGCTTTGGCTGTATTGCCCCCTGTTGTTTCAAGTACTCGAATGATGAAAGAGATCGGTTTTATGACCGACCGCGTCCTGAAAGGGCGAGGCTTTGCTACGCCGGAGTTGGATCTGGTCTCAGATTTTATTGCTAAGGCCTTCCGGAAGGCGGGGCTGAAACCGGCCGGTGATATTGCTTCGAGCTATATCCAGGTATGGAGAGAAGACGGGGGAAGATTGGGGAGGAAAGTTCCCCTGAAGAATGTGATCGGTTATATTCCCGGGTCCCGGTTGGAGTGGTCTGATCAGGGGATCATTGTCGGTGCCCACTATGACCATCTCGGACTGGGTTGGCTGGAGGGCTATGAAGGAAATGAGGGAAAGATCCATCCGGGTGCCGATGATAACGCAAGCGGCATTGCCGTTCTCTTAGAACTCGCCCGGGTCCTGGCCTTAGGAGCCCCGCTTGAGCGCCCGGTGATTTTTGTCGCTTTTTCCGCTGGAGAGGTGGAACGGCTTGGATCAAAGTATTATGCAGCCTATCCAGAGCCATTTAAGGCCGATAAAATCATCGGGATGGTGAATATTGATATGGTGGGCCGATTGGGAGAGAAAGATCTGATCGTTTATGGCACTGGCTCGGCGCGGGAGTGGACCCGCCTGTTCAGAGAAGCGGGTTTTAAGGCCGGGGTGCCGGTCGCGACGAATTCAGACAAATTTGGTTCAAGCGATCAAAAGAGTTTTCTGGACGTCGGAATTCCGGCCGTTCAGATATCGAGCGGGGTGACCTCTGATTTTCATCGTCCTTCAGATACGGCGGACAAGATTGATCCGGCAGGTCTGGTCAAGGCGGTTAAAGTGGCCAAGGGCGTCGTGGAAGATCTGGCAGCCCGTCCCGTCCCGCTCACTTCGAACCTGTTTGCGGAGAGCGAGCCGAAATCGAAATCATGGAATTGGTGGATTTTTGACTGA
- a CDS encoding NADH ubiquinone oxidoreductase translates to MTDRKTLDAQRILLQHEGPIETLEDYLAIGGFQALKKAVSMTPMQIINEIKKSFLRGRGGAGFPAGIKWEGVHRNNDTILGRAPLKYLVCNCSEGEPGTYKDRYLIQKNPYTLIEGMIIASYAIGTVDAMICIKEIFKKEIAILERAIQECITAGYVGENAMGSGHYLPLKLTFGPDSYLLGEDRAQLEVIEGKPPWPRAKGIIPVYVGLYGQPTVVNNVETLATVPHIIGKGADWFKSIGTADTPGTMIFTLTGDINNPGMYELPMGTPLRTLIDVYGGGPKMGRRVKVVFSGPTNSVIPASKLDTPLDFGSMRKIPSGLGSGGFIVYDNTACVLKAGLDFAKFLAIESCGQCSSCKTGTGRIVRGLELLEEGRATEESVLAILEDCEHIKGSGHCYLCTEPGLEIGSILHHFPDDVIEHLEYGCLKDRHPTMPKIKSFDEETNTFTFDEGYFDRCLTEGKLVNYPG, encoded by the coding sequence ATGACAGACCGGAAAACCCTGGATGCACAAAGAATCCTGCTCCAGCATGAAGGACCCATTGAAACATTAGAGGATTATCTCGCGATCGGAGGGTTCCAGGCACTCAAAAAGGCCGTTTCAATGACCCCGATGCAAATCATTAATGAAATTAAAAAATCATTTCTGAGAGGCCGGGGCGGCGCGGGATTTCCTGCAGGGATCAAATGGGAGGGAGTGCATCGGAACAACGACACCATATTGGGACGTGCCCCTCTGAAATATCTTGTGTGTAACTGTTCTGAGGGGGAACCCGGGACCTACAAAGACCGCTACCTCATCCAGAAAAATCCTTACACCCTCATCGAAGGGATGATCATCGCTTCCTACGCAATCGGAACCGTCGATGCGATGATCTGCATCAAGGAAATCTTCAAGAAGGAAATTGCCATTCTGGAGCGGGCCATTCAGGAATGTATTACCGCCGGATACGTGGGTGAAAATGCGATGGGTTCAGGGCATTACCTCCCACTCAAACTGACATTTGGTCCGGATTCCTACCTTTTGGGGGAAGATCGAGCACAGTTGGAAGTAATTGAGGGAAAACCGCCATGGCCCCGCGCCAAGGGAATCATTCCGGTCTACGTCGGTCTTTACGGCCAACCGACGGTTGTAAATAATGTTGAAACCCTCGCCACAGTTCCCCACATCATCGGCAAAGGGGCGGATTGGTTTAAATCGATCGGCACCGCCGATACCCCGGGGACCATGATTTTCACGCTCACAGGCGATATCAATAACCCCGGCATGTATGAGCTGCCGATGGGAACCCCCTTGCGGACATTGATTGATGTTTACGGTGGCGGACCCAAGATGGGGCGGCGCGTGAAGGTGGTCTTTTCCGGCCCCACAAATTCTGTCATCCCGGCAAGTAAGCTCGACACGCCTCTCGATTTCGGGTCGATGAGAAAAATACCCTCCGGCCTTGGATCGGGTGGCTTTATCGTTTACGACAATACGGCTTGCGTCCTCAAGGCAGGCCTGGATTTTGCGAAGTTTCTTGCGATTGAGTCTTGCGGCCAATGCTCCTCATGCAAGACCGGAACAGGCAGGATCGTCCGCGGCCTTGAGTTATTGGAAGAAGGCCGCGCGACGGAAGAGTCCGTCCTGGCCATCCTGGAAGACTGTGAACATATTAAAGGATCAGGACATTGCTATCTCTGTACTGAACCGGGGCTTGAAATCGGGAGCATCTTGCACCATTTTCCTGATGATGTCATTGAACATCTCGAATACGGATGCTTAAAAGACCGACATCCTACTATGCCGAAGATCAAGAGTTTTGATGAGGAAACAAATACCTTTACTTTTGATGAAGGCTACTTCGATCGGTGTCTCACCGAAGGCAAGCTGGTCAATTACCCCGGTTAA
- a CDS encoding precorrin-8X methylmutase: MPNQPESYQNESLRIIEKEMGPHSFSPDQLEVVKGVIAATGDFEYAKSMTFHPIAVEAGMAAIRAGADIVTDIQMVAVGIPKSILEKTGGSVWCLTTDNDVVNEARELQLPREIVAMRKATEECEGAIYVIGSSPGALSELIRLVQDGLAKPSLIVGVPVGFHSASESKEELLSIAKPSITCRGRKGGSLVAVAIIEALLSLTVH, translated from the coding sequence ATGCCAAATCAACCCGAATCGTATCAAAATGAGAGCCTACGGATCATTGAAAAAGAAATGGGTCCTCATTCCTTCAGCCCGGACCAGCTTGAGGTTGTGAAAGGTGTCATCGCTGCAACAGGCGATTTTGAGTATGCTAAATCAATGACCTTTCATCCAATCGCAGTGGAGGCCGGAATGGCGGCGATCCGCGCCGGCGCCGACATCGTAACCGACATCCAGATGGTTGCGGTTGGGATACCAAAGAGCATACTGGAAAAAACCGGCGGAAGTGTCTGGTGTTTGACCACAGATAACGATGTCGTCAATGAAGCGAGAGAACTCCAACTTCCACGTGAGATCGTTGCGATGAGAAAGGCCACAGAGGAATGCGAAGGCGCCATCTATGTGATCGGAAGTTCGCCGGGAGCACTTTCAGAACTCATCCGACTGGTTCAGGACGGATTGGCCAAACCCTCACTCATCGTGGGCGTTCCGGTCGGGTTTCATTCCGCATCTGAATCGAAGGAAGAACTCCTTAGCATTGCAAAACCATCTATTACCTGTCGTGGCCGTAAGGGAGGCAGCCTTGTGGCCGTGGCGATTATCGAAGCCCTTTTATCATTAACAGTTCATTGA
- a CDS encoding cupin domain-containing protein, producing MQVRDIEKMKAFSAEKMKKVKMFDSERMFCDLYCFEPGQSQKTHLHEGEDKIYYVLEGEGLFRIGDEEVCVREGSATMAEAGVLHGVVNQATNRLVVLVFMAPKPTHAKNR from the coding sequence ATGCAAGTACGTGATATAGAGAAGATGAAGGCCTTCTCAGCGGAAAAGATGAAAAAGGTCAAGATGTTTGACTCTGAGCGTATGTTTTGTGATCTGTACTGCTTTGAACCGGGTCAATCACAGAAGACACACCTCCACGAGGGAGAGGACAAGATTTATTACGTTCTGGAAGGAGAGGGTCTCTTCCGTATCGGAGATGAAGAGGTCTGCGTTCGGGAGGGATCGGCAACGATGGCAGAGGCAGGAGTCCTGCATGGCGTGGTCAATCAGGCAACAAACCGTCTGGTCGTCCTGGTCTTCATGGCCCCGAAACCGACACACGCAAAAAACCGATAA